A window from Setaria italica strain Yugu1 chromosome VIII, Setaria_italica_v2.0, whole genome shotgun sequence encodes these proteins:
- the LOC101786933 gene encoding dual specificity protein phosphatase 12, protein MPHLVRERLYFGDIKDAIAALTDSSSTPTFTHVLSVVSSASISFITDCRPGLAIPTEEVRRVVAGEEGAPPTAAVPPGTLMRVVERAGEGLRVTRMAVPLRDTEEENLLDHLEPCLDFIDDGRKVGNVLVHCFAGVSRSASIIVAYLMRSEQKPLEEALESLKEISELACPNDGFLDQLKLFEEMGFKVDTSSPLYKRFRLKLLGQSYKFGEKIGSYMFEDDPGLSPLPGSCQDPSKTGQHKTAYRCRKCRRIIAVEDNVISHLPGEGESCFDWNRRKSGHSYSNKEQDCSSLFIEPLKWMTPVEEGALEGKLSCIHCGARLGYFNWSGIQCNCGSWVTPAFQIVKSKVDISTI, encoded by the exons atgccgcaCCTCGTTCGCGAGCGGCTCTACTTCGGCGACATCAAAGATGCCATCGCCGCCCTCACGgattcctcctccaccccgACCTTCACCCACGTCCTCTCGGTCGTCAGCTCCGCCTCcatctccttcatcaccgaCTGCCGCCCGGGCCTCGCCATCCCCACCGAGGAGGtccgccgcgtcgtcgccggcgaggagggcgcGCCACCGACAGCTGCGGTGCCCCCCGGGACGCTGATGCGGGTGGTGGAGCGCGCTGGGGAAGGGCTGCGGGTCACGCGGATGGCCGTGCCGCTACGGGATACGGAGGAGGAGAACCTGCTCGACCACCTCGAGCCCTGCCTTGACTTCATCGATGATGGCAGGAAGGTGGGGAATGTCCTCGTCCATTGCTTTGCCGGGGTATCTAGGAG TGCTTCCATCATTGTTGCTTATCTCATGAGATCAGAGCAGAAACCTCTGGAAG AAGCATTAGAATCTTTGAAGGAAATTTCTGAGTTGGCATGCCCGAATGATGGTTTTCTTGACCAG TTGAAATTGTTTGAAGAAATGGGCTTCAAAGTCGATACTTCAAGTCCTTTGTACAAGAGATTCCGCTTAAAATTATTAG GTCAATCCTACAAATTTGGGGAGAAAATAGGCAGCTATATGTTTGAAGATGACCCTGGCCTTTCTCCACTACCTGGCTCTTGTCAAGATCCTTCAAAGACAGGGCAACATAAAACTGCTTACCGCTGCAGGAAATGCAGGAGAATTATTGCTGTGGAGGACAATGTTATAAGTCATCTTCCTGGTGAAGGCGAATCTTGCTTTGACTGGAACCGAAGGAAGAGTGGTCATTCATACAGCAACAAAGAACAAGATTGCTCGTCTTTATTTATCGAGCCTCTGAAATGGATGACTCCAG TCGAAGAGGGTGCTTTGGAGGGGAAGCTATCATGCATCCACTGCGGAGCTCGGTTAGGATACTTCAACTGGTCAGGAATCCAGTGCAACTGTGGCAGCTGGGTTACTCCTGCCTTCCAAATTGTTAAGAGCAAAGTTGATATCAGCACCATCTAG
- the LOC101769579 gene encoding probable indole-3-acetic acid-amido synthetase GH3.8: protein MAYFPQNHKYSVASAYPLSSLHLRTAGSSNDTQYQDTGSNEMASYISKCIKFAGGYSGGLPIFSTLYASSECAFGVNLSPMCDPSEVSYTIMPFMAYFEFLPVDGEARGDASQLVELAHVEAGREYELVITTYTGLNRYRVGDVLRVTGFHNAAPRFRFVRRKGVLLSVEADKTDEADLQRAVERAAALLRRHGGAIVVDSTSRACTKSFPGHYVIYWELLKAKGAQSGGGAGVDGDVLDRCCLEMEEALNWLYREGRVALGSIGPLEIRVVRSGTFQELADLAVSRGASAGQYKGPRCVTAPQIMELLDSRVVSSHLSPALPDWAPEMLSFSPKEKEVGKAQARAATLPFM from the exons ATGGCATACTTTCCCCAAAATCATAAATATTCGGTTGCTTCAGCTTACCCTCTG AGTTCCCTGCACCTCCGAACAGCAGGTAGTTCGAATGACACCCAGTATCAGGA CACTGGTTCAAATGAAATGGCAAGCTACATTtcaaaatgcataaaatttgcAGGTGGCTACAGCGGTGGCTTGCCGATCTTCTCCACCTTGTACGCGTCCTCGGAGTGCGCCTTCGGCGTCAACCTCTCCCCGATGTGCGACCCGTCGGAGGTGTCCTACACCATCATGCCCTTCATGGCATACTTCGAGTTCCTCCCCGTCGACGGCGAGGCGCGTGGCGACGCGAGCCAGCTCGTGGAGCTCGCCCACGTGGAGGCCGGGCGCGAGTACGAGCTGGTGATCACCACCTACACGGGGCTGAACCGGTACCGCGTCGGCGACGTGCTCCGCGTGACGGGGTTCCACAACGCGGCGCCGCGGTTCCGGTTCGTGCGCCGCAAGGGCGTGTTGCTGTCCGTGGAAGCCGACAAGACCGACGAGGCCGACCTGCAGCGCGCGGTGGAGCGCGCGGCCGCGCTGCTCCGCCGGCATGGCGGCGCGATCGTGGTGGACTCCACCAGCCGGGCCTGCACCAAGAGCTTCCCGGGACACTACGTCATCTACTGGGAGCTGCTAAAGGCCAAGGGAGcccagagcggcggcggcgctggtgtgGACGGCGACGTGCTGGATCGGTGCTGcctggagatggaggaggcgcTGAACTGGTTGTACCGGGAGGGCCGGGTCGCGCTTGGCTCGATCGGGCCGCTGGAGATCCGGGTCGTCCGGTCGGGCACCTTCCAGGAGCTCGCGGACTTGGCCGTCTCCCGTGGCGCGTCCGCCGGGCAGTACAAGGGCCCCCGGTGCGTGACGGCGCCGCAAATCATGGAGCTGCTCGACTCGCGCGTCGTCTCCAGCCACTTGAGCCCGGCATTGCCGGACTGGGCACCAGAAATGCTAAGCTTCTCTCCAAAGGAGAAGGAAGTTGGCAAAGCCCAAGCGCGTGCAGCTACGCTTCCGTTCATGTGA
- the LOC101769167 gene encoding pollen-specific leucine-rich repeat extensin-like protein 1, with protein sequence MAALGPAIFSRGFRFNPTPLEAATYYLPRLVAGAPLHEAVRPVVNHADVYGCEPADLARQFCPLPRTGHRFFFTHCKLQQPQRAGKASRATRAAGSGSWHSQSVKDVVDHAGVKVGEIRKLRYKKGGEYTDWLMDEYSCCLEDAVAGDRQFVLCNIYVSPRADQGSAARQESAAFFAPPAPAPVVIAQAAAPKRPAPQSAEPPCPKRMRGDVAPTPPVVQPAGYCTASFAPPLPYVPHIATSAQPPPPPVPTRLAAPPLSRSLAPTPLHPRSPPQQQMPPPPTLPVVRACHMPVQAPARHCQPPQPSVQKKQSTRDPFEAAELGDEAEEERVAAPDPKESPAALVDQDDDWAELEKCMDDAVPTTEGSTVSEDEMDQTKQSTDDPFEAAELRDEAEKESVAAPGPAQDFDMDEFCRSLEGNGDLVRLFEDEDNVLTAEAEEEAPANSEGSTMAEDAPDPSSMEESPAAAQDFDIDEFCKSVQDDIWACELDHFACSFENESFSWEYGLGRLDD encoded by the coding sequence atggcggcgctgGGCCCGGCGATCTTCTCCCGCGGCTTCCGCTTCAACCCGACGCCCCTCGAGGCCGCCACCTACTACCTCcctcgcctcgtcgccggcgcgccgctgcACGAGGCCGTGCGCCCCGTCGTCAACCACGCCGACGTCTACGGCTGCGAGCCCGCCGACCTCGCCCGCCAGTTCTGCCCGCTGCCCAGGACCGGGCACCGATTCTTCTTCACCCACTGCAAGCTGCAGCAGCCGCAGAGGGCGGGGAAGGCCAGCAGGgccacgcgcgccgccggctccggaTCGTGGCACTCGCAGAGCGTCAAGGACGTCGTGGACCACGCCGGTGTCAAGGTCGGCGAGATCAGGAAGCTCCGGTACAAGAAGGGCGGCGAGTACACGGACTGGCTCATGGACGAGTACTCGTGCTGCTTGGaggacgccgtcgccggcgacagGCAGTTCGTGCTCTGCAACATCTACGTGTCCCCCAGGGCCGATCAAGGCTCCGCGGCGCGCCAAGAATCCGCCGCCTTCTTCGCTCCACCTGCGCCTGCGCCCGTCGTGATTGCGCAGGCTGCGGCGCCCAAGAGGCCGGCGCCGCAGAGTGCCGAGCCGCCGTGCCCCAAGCGGATGCGAGGTGACGTCGCCCCGACGCCTCCGGTCGTGCAGCCGGCGGGTTATTGCACGGCGTCCTTCGCGCCACCACTGCCGTACGTGCCTCACATCGCCACTTCAGctcagcctccgccgccgccagttccgacccgtCTCGCAGCACCGCCGCTGAGTCGCTCGCTGGCGCCCACACCACTGCACCCGCGTTCGCCACCTCAGCAgcagatgccgccgccgccgactctcCCGGTGGTACGTGCCTGCCACATGCCAGTGCAAGCACCGGCACGTCACTGCCAGCCGCCTCAGCCGTCCGTGCAGAAGAAGCAGAGCACACGCGATCCGTTTGAAGCCGCTGAGCTGGGAGACGAAGCAGAGGAGGAAAGGGTGGCAGCGCCTGATCCCAAGGAGTCCCCTGCAGCGCTTGTTGATCAAGATGACGACTGGGCCGAGTTGGAAAAGTGCATGGACGACGCCGTGCCAACAACCGAGGGCTCGACGGTGAGTGAGGACGAGATGGACCAGACGAAGCAGAGCACGGACGATCCGTTTGAAGCTGCCGAGCTGAGAGACGAAGCAGAGAAGGAAAGTGTCGCAGCGCCTGGTCCGGCACAAGATTTCGACATGGACGAGTTTTGCAGGTCACTAGAAGGAAATGGCGACTTGGTAAGGCTCTTTGAGGATGAAGACAATGTGTTGACAGCcgaagcagaggaggaagcaCCTGCCAACTCTGAGGGCTCAACGATGGCTGAAGACGCGCCTGATCCATCGTCCATGGAGGAGTCGCCTGCGGCGGCACAAGATTTCGACATCGACGAGTTTTGCAAGTCAGTACAAGACGACATATGGGCATGCGAGCTGGACCACTTTGCATGCTCTTTCGAGAACGAAAGCTTCTCCTGGGAGTATGGATTGGGAAGGCTTGATGACTGA
- the LOC101753204 gene encoding amino-acid permease BAT1 homolog, protein MTWNNPPPAAAAADAPGTDHGRLRELGYKQELKRHLSVLSNFSISFSVISVLTGVTTLYNTGLTFGGPATMTLGWFVAGAFTMAVGLSMAEICSAFPTSGGLYYWSARLSGDRWAPFAAWITGWFNIVGQWAGTASIDFSLAQLIQVIILLSTGGNNGGGYLASKYVVFAFHAVILLSHAIVNSLSITWLSFFGQLAAVWNMLGVFALAIAVPVVATERTSAKFVFTHFNNDNSAGIHNNLYIFVLGLLMSQYTLSGYDASAHMTEETKNADRNGPIGIISAIGISIIVGWGYIIGITFAVKDIPYLLNPDNDAGGYAIAEVFYLAFKSRYGNGVGGIICLWIVAIAIYFCGMSSMTSNSRMTYAFSRDGAMPLSSLWHKVNKQEVPINAVWFSAFISLCMALPSLGSLVAFQAMASVATTAVYIAYALPILFRVTLAYKSFVPGPFNLGRYSVLVGWIAVLWVATITVLFSLPVSYPVTKDTLNYTPVAVGGLFTLILWSWIVRARHWFKGPIANLGA, encoded by the exons ATGACCTGGAACAAtcccccacccgccgccgccgccgccgacgcccccGGCACCGACCACGGCCGCCTGCGCGAGCTCGGATACAAGCAGGAGCTCAAGCGCCACCTCTC GGTGCTGTCCAACTTCTCCATCTCCTTCTCCGTCATCTCGGTGCTGACGGGGGTCACCACGCTCTACAACACCGGCCTCACCTTCGGCGGCCCCGCCACCATGACGCTCGGCTGGTTCGTCGCCGGTGCCTTCACCATGGCCGTCGGGCTCTCCATGGCCGAGATCTGCTCCGCCTTCCCCACCTCCGGCGGCCTCTACTATTGGAGCGCGCGCCTCTCCGGCGACCGTTGGGCGCCGTTCGCCGCCTGGATCACCGGATG GTTCAACATTGTGGGGCAG tggGCAGGCACAGCCAGTATCGACTTCTCTCTAGCGCAGTTGATTCAAGTGATCATCCTGTTGAGTACCGGTGGTAACAATGGTGGAGGGTACCTGGCATCCAAGTATGTTGTCTTCGCCTTCCATGCTGTAATTCTGCTGAGCCATGCCATCGTCAACAGCCTCTCTATCACTTGGCTATCTTTCTTTGGGCAGTTGGCTGCTGTTTGGAATATGCTAG GTGTCTTTGCCCTGGCGATCGCTGTACCAGTTGTTGCTACTGAGAGGACCAGTGCAAAATTTGTGTTCACCCATTTCAACAACGATAACAGTGCTGGAATTCACAATAACCTCTACATCTTTGTTCTGGGGCTCCTTATGAGCCAATACACACTGTCAGGATACGACGCGTCTGCACATATG AccgaagaaacaaaaaatgcAGACAGGAATGGCCCGATTGGTATAATCAGCGCGATTGGTATATCGATAATAGTTGGCTGGGGCTACATAATTGGCATCACGTTTGCAGTGAAGGACATTCCCTACCTCCTGAACCCTGACAATGATGCGGGAGGTTATGCGATTGCTGAAGTGTTCTACCTTGCCTTCAAAAGCCGGTATGGGAATGGTGTTGGAGGAATCATTTGCCTGTGGATTGTTGCCATCGCCATATACTTCTGTGGCATGAGCTCAATGACTAGCAACTCGAG GATGACTTATGCGTTCTCAAGAGATGGGGCAATGCCACTTTCATCCCTCTGGCATAAAGTTAACAAGCAAGAAGTGCCGATAAACGCTGTCTGGTTCTCAGCTTTCATTTCCCTTTGCATGGCATTGCCG tctctgggtagcctcGTCGCGTTCCAGGCGATGGCATCAGTCGCGACAACCGCAGTCTACATTGCCTATGCGCTTCCAATCCTGTTCCGTGTGACACTGGCGTACAAGAGCTTCGTGCCAGGCCCATTCAACCTTGGCCGGTACAGTGTGCTTGTGGGCTGGATCGCCGTCCTGTGGGTGGCAACCATCACCGTGCTCTTCTCGTTGCCGGTCTCATACCCGGTGACCAAGGATACCCTCAACTACACTCCGGTCGCAGTCGGTGGACTGTTCACCCTCATTTTGTGGTCGTGGATCGTCAGGGCACGACACTGGTTCAAGGGACCCATCGCAAATTTGGGAGCATAG
- the LOC101753612 gene encoding 60S ribosomal protein L17, with protein sequence MVKYSREPTNPTKSAKAMGRDLRVHFKNTRETAFALRKLSLTKAKRYLEDVIAHKQAIPFRRYCGGVGRTAQVKSRHSNGQGRWPVKSARFILDLLKNAESNAEVKGLDVDTLYVSHIQVNQAQKQRRRTYRAHGRINPYMSSPCHIELILSEKEEPVKKEAESQIATRKA encoded by the exons ATG GTGAAGTACTCGAGGGAGCCGACCAACCCCACCAAGT CCGCCAAGGCCATGGGCCGGGACCTCCGTGTTCACTTCAAG AACACCCGTGAGACAGCGTTTGCCCTCAGGAAGTTGTCACTCACCAAGGCCAAAAGGTACCTTGAGGATGTGATTGCTCACAAGCAGGCCATCCCCTTCCGGAGGTACTGCGGCGGTGTTGGGCGTACTGCTCAGGTTAAGTCGCGCCACTCCAATGGACAGGGACGCTGGCCCGTTAAGTCTGCTAGATTCATTCTAGATCTTCTCAAGAATGCAGAGAGCAATGCTGAG GTCAAAGGTCTTGATGTCGATACCCTCTATGTGTCGCACATTCAAGTGAACCAGGCTCAGAAGCAGCGGCGCAGGACCTACCGTGCTCATGGACGCATCAATC CTTACATGTCCTCCCCATGCCACATTGAGCTGATCTTGTCGGAGAAGGAAGAGCCAGTGAAGAAAGAG GCTGAGTCTCAGATCGCAACCAGGAAGGCTTAG
- the LOC101752791 gene encoding probable auxin efflux carrier component 1b — MITALDLYHVLTAVVPLYVAMTLAYGSVRWWRIFTPDQCSGINRFVALFAVPLLSFHFISTNNPFAMNLRFLAADTLQKLAVLALLALASSRLSPLRGRLLGLDWSITLFSLSTLPNTLVMGIPLLRGMYGPDSAGTLMVQVVVLQCIIWYTLMLFLFEYRAARALVMDQFPDGAAASIVSFRVDSDVVSLADAAKGELEADAHVADDGRVRVTVRKSTSSRSEAACSHSHSHSQSMQQPRVSNLSGVEIYSLQSSRNPTPRGSSFNHAEFFNIVGGAKGAGGDEEKGAGGGHSPQPHAQAAKRKDLHMFVWSSSASPVSERAAVHVFGAGAEHGDVLAKGTQAYDEYGRDDFSRTKNGNGADKGGPTLSKFGSNSTAQLYPKDDGEGRPAAMPPASVMTRLILIMVWRKLIRNPNTYSSLIGVIWSLVSFRWGIEMPAIIARSISILSDAGLGMAMFSLGLFMALQPRIIACGNKLAAVAMAVRFLVGPAVMAAASIAVGLRGVLLHIAIVQAALPQGIVPFVFAKEYNVHPDILSTAVIFGMLIALPITLVYYILLGL, encoded by the exons ATGATCACCGCCCTCGACCTCTACCACGTCCTCACGGCGGTGGTGCCGCTCTACGTCGCCATGACGCTCGCCTACGGCTCCGTCCGGTGGTGGCGCATCTTCACTCCGGACCAGTGCTCCGGCATCAACCGCTTCGTCGCGCTCTTCGCCGTCCCGCTCCTCTCCTTCCACTTCATCTCCACCAACAACCCCTTCGCCATGAACCTCCGCTTCCTCGCCGCCGACACGCTCCAGAAGCTCGCCGTCCTCgccctcctcgccctcgcctcctcccgccTCTCCCCGCTCCGCGGCCGCCTCCTCGGCCTCGACTGGAGCATCACgctcttctccctctccacgCTCCCCAACACGCTCGTCATGGGCATCCCGCTGCTCCGGGGCATGTACGGCCCCGACTCCGCCGGCACGCTCATGGTCCAGGTTGTCGTCCTCCAGTGCATCATCTGGTACACGCTCATGCTCTTCCTCTTCGAGtaccgcgccgcgcgcgcgcttgTCATGGACCAGTtccccgacggcgccgccgcctccatcgtcTCCTTCCGCGTCGACTCCGACGTCGTCtcgctcgccgacgccgccaaggGGGAGCTCGAGGCCGACGCCCACGTCGCCGACGACGGCCGGGTGCGGGTCACCGTGCGCAAGTCCACCAGCTCCCGCTCCGAGGCCGCCTGCTCCCACTCACACTCACACTCCCAGTCCATGCAGCAGCCGCGGGTCTCCAACCTCTCCGGGGTCGAGATCTACTCGCTGCAGTCGTCGCGCAACCCCACGCCGAGGGGCTCCAGCTTCAACCACGCAGAGTTCTTCAACATCGTCGGCGGCGCCAAGGGAGCGGGAGGTGACGAGGagaagggcgccggcggcgggcactCGCCGCAGCCGCACGCGCAGGCGGCCAAGAGGAAGGACCTGCACATGTTCGTCTGGAGCTCCAGCGCCTCGCCCGTATCCGAGCGCGCCGCGGTGCACGtcttcggcgccggcgccgagcaTGGCGATGTCCTCGCTAAAG GAACCCAGGCCTACGATGAGTACGGCCGCGACGATTTCAGCAGGACCAAGAACGGGAACGGCGCGGACAAGGGCGGGCCGACCCTGTCCAAGTTCGGGTCCAACTCGACAGCTCAGCTCTACCCCAAGGACGACGGCGAGGGGAGGCCGGCCGCGATGCCGCCGGCGAGCGTGATGACGAGGCTCATCCTGATCATGGTCTGGAGGAAGCTGATCAGGAACCCCAACACCTACTCCAGCCTCATTGGTGTCATCTGGTCCTTGGTCTCCTTCAG GTGGGGAATTGAAATGCCTGCGATCATCGCCCGGTCGATCTCGATCCTGTCGGACGCAGGGCTTGGGATGGCAATGTTCAGTCTAG GATTGTTCATGGCATTGCAGCCGCGGATCATTGCCTGTGGGAACAAACTTGCTGCAGTCGCGATGGCCGTCCGGTTCCTCGTGGGTCCAGCGGTCATGGCTGCTGCTTCCATTGCTGTGGGACTGCGTGGAGTTCTTCTGCACATTGCCATTGTTCAG GCTGCTCTACCTCAAGGAATTGTGCCGTTTGTGTTTGCCAAGGAGTACAACGTTCATCCTGACATACTGAGCACAGC TGTGATCTTCGGAATGCTGATTGCTCTACCCATCACCCTGGTCTACTACATCCTGCTGGGGCTCTGA